From the genome of Nicotiana sylvestris chromosome 2, ASM39365v2, whole genome shotgun sequence, one region includes:
- the LOC104230892 gene encoding uncharacterized protein, with product MSEAVSYQMPFSLRQLFAMLLIYCNPTNPRELWERFESPMSEDFKRNLNIDAREICYKVLNHINNILHSMGHDINKFELISEVIKSYAIAKEAKDVDFERNIIVNDEDLLLKNKLNIEQRRAYNMIFDRIFSNRPGAFFIDGPGGTGKSFLYRALLATVRHKGFIALATTSSGVAVSLLLGGRTAHSRFKIPIDVNENFSCNIIKQSSLASLIGDAKLIVWDEISMAKKQTVEAFDLLLRDLMETNILFGGKVVVFSGDFRQTLPVVRSGKKEDFIRESLLCSEIWNQLEKLQLYENMRAKIDPAFCKYLMRIGDGKE from the coding sequence ATGTCTGAAGCTGTAAGTTACCAAATGCCATTCAGTTTAAGACAATTATTTGCTATGTTACTGATCTATTGTAATCCAACTAATCCAAGAGAATTATGGGAAAGATTTGAAAGCCCAATGTCTGAAGATTTCAAAAGAAATCTGAATATAGATGCAAGGGAAATCTGTTACAAAGTGTTAAACCATATTAATAATATTCTTCATTCAATGGGGCATGATATTAATAAATTTGAACTAATTTCAGAAGTGATAAAGTCATATGCAATAGCAAAAGAAGCTAAAGATGTTGATTTCGAGAGAAATATCATTGTTAACGATGAAGATTTACTGTTGAAAAACAAATTAAACATTGAACAAAGAAGAGCTTACAATATGATTTTCGATAGAATATTTTCAAATAGACCAGGGGCATTCTTTATTGACGGTCCCGGTGGGACTGGTAAAAGCTTTTTATATCGTGCTTTATTAGCTACTGTGAGACACAAAGGATTTATAGCTTTAGCAACTACAAGTTCCGGTGTTGCAGTTTCACTTCTTCTTGGAGGTCGAACTGCTCATTCCCGCTTTAAAATTCCTATTGATGTCAATGAGAACTTCAGCTGCAATATTATTAAACAAAGCTCATTAGCGTCTTTAATAGGAGATGCAAAACTAATTGTATGGGATGAAATTTCAATGGCCAAAAAGCAAACAGTGGAAGCATTTGATTTGCTTTTAAGAGATCTAATGGAAACAAATATACTATTTGGAGGAAAGGTAGTTGTCTTTAGTGGTGATTTTAGACAAACTCTTCCCGTAGTTCGTAGTGGCAAAAAAGAAGATTTTATTCGTGAAAGTTTATTGTGCTCTGAAATTTGGAATCAACTTGAAAAATTACAACTATATGAGAATATGCGTGCTAAAATAGATCCTGCCTTTTGTAAATATTTAATGAGAATTGGTGATGGAAAAGAATAG